The Allorhodopirellula heiligendammensis genome includes a window with the following:
- a CDS encoding S49 family peptidase yields MGKELDVDLDKPLSAYEWTRMFSLITDCYQARRHACSRRLASPLFAFIALTVVVAGCQSPIRALVGGNMGLTGKMGIDGDVRMSGEMVTISRSDNTASHIQSVVIDGRAENAGGRIAIVDVDGLILNRNFSGLNSMGENPVALFREKMRRIECDGSISAVVLRINTPGGGVTATDILAHDVTRLKQCRDIPVVACLMTTGCGGGYYLATHADQIVAHPTSVVGGIGVILNSYNMEDTLGQYNIIPVPVKSGDKIDLGSPQRTMKISEREILQAMADQFHERFIAQVQRSRGAKLRQTLPPLALGLSDQKRDNEAVDHEPLSASDTNQIFDGRVWTGLQAVEQGLVDSTGYLDDAIDLAGRMAGLPVNAPVVLLRRDNDRALSEFDVTPNSPMSSLLPISIPGLDRAKMPTFLYLWQPEPSFVTTAG; encoded by the coding sequence ATGGGCAAGGAACTCGACGTTGACCTCGATAAGCCCCTCTCCGCTTACGAATGGACTCGGATGTTTTCGCTGATCACCGATTGTTACCAAGCTCGCCGACACGCCTGTTCCCGCAGACTTGCATCACCGCTCTTCGCCTTCATCGCACTCACAGTCGTGGTTGCCGGATGCCAGTCGCCAATCCGAGCGCTGGTGGGCGGCAATATGGGCCTCACCGGCAAGATGGGCATCGATGGCGATGTCAGAATGAGCGGTGAAATGGTGACTATCAGCCGTAGCGACAACACTGCCTCCCACATTCAGAGCGTCGTGATCGACGGTCGAGCTGAAAATGCTGGAGGCCGCATTGCGATCGTCGATGTAGATGGTTTGATCCTCAACCGCAATTTCAGCGGTTTAAACTCGATGGGTGAAAACCCCGTTGCACTGTTCCGGGAGAAGATGCGACGCATCGAATGCGACGGTTCAATCTCTGCAGTGGTACTGCGAATCAATACACCCGGAGGCGGTGTGACGGCCACGGACATTCTCGCCCATGATGTGACTCGACTGAAACAGTGCCGAGACATTCCAGTCGTCGCTTGTTTAATGACTACTGGTTGCGGGGGTGGTTATTACCTCGCCACTCATGCCGATCAAATCGTAGCCCACCCGACTTCAGTCGTTGGCGGCATTGGCGTGATCCTGAATAGCTACAACATGGAAGACACGCTGGGCCAATACAACATCATCCCAGTACCGGTGAAATCCGGCGACAAAATCGACCTGGGGTCACCTCAGCGGACGATGAAGATTTCGGAGCGAGAAATCCTGCAAGCGATGGCGGACCAATTTCATGAACGTTTCATTGCTCAAGTCCAACGTTCGCGAGGTGCCAAACTTCGACAGACCCTACCACCATTAGCACTCGGCCTGAGCGATCAGAAGCGGGATAACGAAGCAGTCGACCACGAACCCCTTTCAGCCAGCGACACCAATCAAATTTTCGACGGTCGTGTGTGGACTGGATTGCAAGCGGTGGAACAGGGTTTGGTTGATAGCACGGGGTATCTCGACGACGCGATTGATCTTGCCGGTCGCATGGCCGGTTTACCAGTAAATGCACCTGTGGTGCTGCTGCGGCGCGACAACGATCGCGCATTGAGTGAGTTTGATGTCACTCCCAACTCGCCAATGAGTTCGCTGTTACCAATCAGTATCCCAGGACTTGATCGTGCGAAGATGCCAACATTTCTATACCTCTGGCAACCCGAACCCAGCTTCGTCACCACTGCTGGTTGA
- a CDS encoding PIG-L deacetylase family protein produces MPSALAIAAHPDDIEFLFAGTMLLLAEQGWDLHYMNIADGSRGSTTMDRETCAATRLAEARNAADLLGATFHSPICHDMEIAYTTENLQKVTAVVRQSNASVVLVHSPIDYMEDHEVACKLAVSAAFSHGMPNLESIPPTAPYYEPVTVYHAQPLGNRQPTGEFVQPHFFVNTSSVIEKKTQALACHASQKQWLDESQGMESYLETMLEDSRGVGQLSGSFEHAEGWRRREHRGFCGAHDDPLRTALRDIIVEAKR; encoded by the coding sequence ATGCCGTCTGCTCTCGCGATTGCTGCCCATCCCGATGACATTGAGTTTCTGTTTGCAGGAACGATGCTGTTGCTCGCCGAACAAGGGTGGGACCTGCACTACATGAACATTGCTGACGGATCGCGTGGTAGCACGACGATGGACCGCGAAACCTGCGCGGCGACGCGGTTGGCAGAAGCACGAAACGCAGCGGATCTGCTCGGGGCGACCTTTCACAGTCCCATTTGTCACGATATGGAAATTGCCTATACCACTGAAAATTTGCAGAAGGTGACGGCGGTCGTCCGCCAGTCCAATGCCTCCGTCGTGCTTGTCCATTCACCGATCGACTACATGGAGGATCACGAGGTCGCTTGTAAACTCGCCGTCAGCGCGGCATTCAGCCATGGCATGCCCAACCTCGAAAGCATACCGCCCACCGCGCCGTATTATGAGCCTGTAACCGTGTACCATGCTCAGCCGCTGGGCAATCGCCAGCCTACTGGCGAATTCGTCCAGCCCCACTTTTTCGTCAATACCTCCTCGGTCATCGAGAAGAAAACTCAGGCGTTGGCCTGTCACGCCAGCCAAAAACAGTGGCTCGATGAGAGCCAGGGTATGGAGAGCTATCTCGAAACGATGCTCGAAGATTCGCGTGGAGTGGGCCAACTCAGTGGCTCATTCGAACACGCCGAAGGCTGGCGGCGGCGTGAACATCGCGGGTTCTGTGGTGCTCACGACGATCCCCTCCGCACGGCATTGCGTGACATCATTGTCGAAGCAAAACGGTAA
- a CDS encoding threonine aldolase family protein, whose product MIDLRSDTLTQPTAEMRHAMAHARVGDGVIDIDPTVEMLERETAALLGKENALFMPSGTMTNQVGVRIHCDRGSEFLCETDCHIYQYEQGAFAQLSGLVAQPIAGHEGVLGLDHLRGTIRPENDHMVRTRLLCLENTHNRWGGRVIPQATIDTVCQWAHEHGLKAHLDGARIWNAAVATNMELSRMVAPFDSISVCFSKGLGAPVGSALVGTNEFIDHARRARKLFGGGMRQAGIIAAGALYALQHHRDRLRLDHEAAQQLADAAVAHSAVKVRGGRVDTNIVMLEVDPAWGSAADLQSRLFAAGVDSFAMGDQIIRFVTHLDVTPDQIDQACHILRSVLSAARGRS is encoded by the coding sequence ATGATCGACCTGCGTAGCGACACGCTCACCCAGCCCACCGCTGAAATGCGCCACGCGATGGCCCACGCTCGGGTGGGCGATGGTGTGATCGACATCGATCCTACCGTCGAGATGCTCGAGCGAGAAACGGCGGCTCTGCTCGGCAAGGAGAACGCATTGTTCATGCCCAGCGGCACGATGACCAATCAGGTTGGCGTGCGAATTCACTGCGATCGGGGGAGTGAGTTTTTATGCGAAACAGACTGCCATATCTATCAATACGAGCAAGGAGCGTTTGCCCAATTATCGGGTTTGGTAGCTCAACCCATTGCCGGCCACGAAGGGGTGCTCGGTCTCGACCATCTCCGCGGGACGATCCGCCCGGAAAATGATCACATGGTGAGGACTCGTTTGCTGTGCCTGGAGAACACGCACAATCGCTGGGGCGGACGCGTGATACCTCAAGCAACGATTGACACCGTTTGCCAGTGGGCACACGAGCACGGATTGAAAGCACACCTCGATGGGGCGCGGATTTGGAACGCGGCGGTGGCAACAAACATGGAATTATCGCGAATGGTCGCTCCATTTGATTCCATCAGCGTGTGCTTCAGCAAGGGGCTCGGGGCGCCGGTAGGTTCCGCTTTGGTCGGTACGAACGAATTCATCGATCACGCCCGCCGAGCACGAAAATTGTTTGGCGGTGGGATGCGACAAGCCGGCATCATTGCCGCTGGCGCCTTGTACGCGTTACAGCATCACCGTGATCGTCTACGGCTCGATCACGAGGCGGCCCAACAACTCGCCGATGCCGCTGTGGCCCACTCTGCGGTAAAAGTGCGTGGCGGAAGGGTCGATACCAACATCGTGATGCTGGAGGTGGATCCGGCGTGGGGCTCAGCGGCTGATTTGCAATCTCGATTGTTTGCCGCAGGGGTGGATAGTTTCGCCATGGGAGATCAAATCATTCGATTCGTTACGCACTTGGACGTAACGCCAGATCAAATTGACCAGGCCTGTCACATCCTGCGATCCGTCCTGAGCGCCGCCAGAGGCCGTTCATGA
- a CDS encoding PQQ-binding-like beta-propeller repeat protein — protein sequence MSFRPLPPVPASLVASLSVFALLLSLTSSILAADAWPEFRGPAGDGIAVNQTPPLEFGEGKNLKWKTALPGKAWSSPVVADGVVWLTTAIERSATPEERDALLRNTKADEKQFKSLAIAKAIELKLVSVNVETGELLGSVDLATVETPDAIHATNSYASPTPFIDGDFVYCHFGTFGTFCVDRRSGEIVWQRTLPLEHGVGPGSSPIVHDGRLILIQDGMDQQYVTALDTATGETLWTTQRPPMEAPTGDMKKSYCTPVVATDSTGREQLLCMGSQWMVSYNSQTGEEYWRLYHGKGFSVVPRPVVLDDVVFFATGFGKPELWAGRIDGDGDVTSTHVVWTVKKGIPSKSSPLLHDDLLYLVDDNGVAVCFDAASGDMVWKKRLGGKFSASPLLAGEHLYFGNHEGEVYVLTLGADSEIVHTNQVEGQIMASPAAIDNALILRTDRALYRFEKPGPTS from the coding sequence ATGTCCTTCCGCCCACTACCGCCCGTTCCAGCTAGCCTGGTCGCCAGCCTCTCGGTATTCGCACTATTGCTCAGTTTGACTTCATCGATATTGGCCGCCGACGCTTGGCCGGAGTTCCGTGGTCCCGCCGGCGACGGCATCGCAGTCAATCAAACTCCGCCGTTGGAGTTTGGCGAAGGTAAAAACCTGAAGTGGAAGACGGCACTCCCCGGCAAGGCTTGGTCGTCGCCGGTGGTCGCTGATGGCGTGGTATGGTTGACGACCGCGATCGAGCGCTCGGCCACGCCCGAGGAACGCGACGCATTGCTCCGCAACACGAAGGCCGACGAAAAACAGTTCAAAAGTCTGGCCATTGCCAAAGCGATCGAGTTGAAGCTGGTCAGCGTGAATGTGGAGACTGGTGAACTGCTCGGCTCCGTAGATTTGGCGACGGTGGAAACACCCGACGCGATCCACGCAACCAATTCCTATGCGTCCCCCACCCCGTTCATCGATGGTGACTTTGTCTATTGCCACTTTGGAACCTTCGGGACCTTCTGTGTCGATCGCCGGTCTGGTGAAATTGTGTGGCAGCGAACTCTGCCACTCGAACACGGTGTCGGCCCCGGCAGTTCGCCGATCGTTCATGACGGTCGCTTAATTTTGATCCAAGATGGGATGGATCAACAGTACGTCACCGCGTTGGATACGGCCACAGGCGAGACGCTGTGGACGACGCAGCGACCGCCTATGGAGGCGCCCACCGGCGATATGAAGAAATCGTATTGCACTCCCGTCGTCGCCACCGATTCGACTGGCCGGGAGCAATTACTGTGCATGGGATCGCAGTGGATGGTCTCGTATAACTCCCAAACCGGTGAAGAATACTGGCGACTGTACCACGGCAAGGGTTTTTCCGTGGTGCCGCGTCCGGTGGTGCTGGATGACGTCGTATTCTTTGCGACGGGATTTGGCAAACCAGAATTGTGGGCTGGGCGGATCGACGGTGACGGTGATGTCACATCCACACATGTCGTTTGGACGGTCAAAAAAGGTATCCCGTCTAAGTCGTCACCGTTGCTGCATGACGATTTGCTCTATCTCGTCGATGACAACGGCGTCGCTGTTTGCTTTGATGCCGCCAGTGGCGACATGGTGTGGAAGAAACGACTCGGAGGCAAGTTCTCTGCATCACCATTGCTCGCCGGTGAGCATCTGTATTTCGGCAATCACGAGGGTGAAGTCTATGTGTTGACCTTGGGCGCCGACAGTGAAATCGTCCACACGAATCAAGTTGAGGGGCAGATCATGGCATCTCCTGCCGCGATCGACAACGCGTTGATTTTGCGCACCGATAGAGCCCTGTACCGGTTTGAAAAACCCGGTCCGACCTCATGA
- a CDS encoding SGNH/GDSL hydrolase family protein, whose product MVHTLTMTLTFSLAFAISPLLRADQGSAAQSNAGAQAETKTGEWATTPDPDLPNVLILGDSISIGYTLQVRDALTGKANVYRPHSPDGRRPENCSGTTKGVADIGRWLKGPQWDVIHFNFGLHDLKHVREADASQASNSMDDPRQAEPETYRKNLTEIVEKLKATDAKLIYATTTGYPAGVSPARLPADAKVYNEIAIEIMNANEIEINDLYALCQDRLDELQLNKNVHFNAKGKAVQAKRVARVIARGLESREPAAPNASK is encoded by the coding sequence ATGGTTCACACACTCACAATGACGCTGACGTTTAGTCTCGCATTTGCCATCAGTCCACTGCTCCGAGCGGACCAAGGCTCGGCCGCACAATCCAACGCGGGTGCCCAGGCTGAAACGAAAACGGGCGAATGGGCGACCACGCCTGACCCCGACTTGCCCAACGTATTAATTTTGGGCGATTCGATCTCGATTGGATACACGCTGCAGGTCCGAGACGCTCTCACAGGCAAAGCGAACGTCTATCGTCCGCATTCACCCGATGGACGTCGACCTGAGAATTGCTCGGGCACGACCAAGGGGGTTGCCGACATCGGTCGGTGGCTGAAAGGGCCTCAATGGGATGTGATTCATTTCAACTTCGGCTTGCATGATCTTAAACATGTGCGTGAGGCCGATGCATCTCAGGCTTCGAACTCCATGGACGACCCACGCCAAGCGGAGCCTGAAACGTATCGGAAGAATCTGACTGAGATTGTTGAAAAACTCAAAGCCACAGACGCAAAGTTAATCTACGCCACAACAACCGGTTACCCCGCCGGGGTTAGTCCAGCTCGCCTGCCTGCCGACGCAAAGGTGTACAACGAGATCGCCATCGAAATCATGAACGCCAATGAAATCGAGATCAATGATCTCTACGCACTGTGCCAGGATCGACTCGACGAGCTTCAGCTGAACAAGAACGTGCACTTCAACGCAAAGGGCAAGGCGGTCCAAGCGAAGCGGGTGGCGAGGGTCATTGCGAGGGGTCTGGAAAGTCGTGAGCCCGCCGCGCCGAACGCTTCCAAATGA
- the hisD gene encoding histidinol dehydrogenase, with translation MMSERTESVIRYVDARGGGDEVLAELREKLSPRGDLVSPRGRELTQAVFGKPLTPVEVVETICRDVLSEGTPALLRYTKALDGAELTAPSLRVPAADLAAAHAAADPEFLESIRRIRDNIVQFQTAIRHSDVTIQPRPGVRLTQRYVPLRRIGICVPGGAAAYPSTVLMTAVPAQVAGVGEIAVVAPPTPFGAYNNDMLATCHELGLTEVYRCGGAQAVAAMAYGCDALPAVDKIVGPGNLFVALAKKHVFGTVDIDSFAGPSEVIVLADETASAAFVAADLLAQAEHSPGSAILITWHPDLIEQVQIELSSQLAELQRSDLVRDALADFGALILVRDADQACALTDSFAPEHLHIQTAHPSVLIEKIRNSGAAFLGHHTPVALGDYAAGPSHVLPTGGTCKWAEGLSVNSFLRSGSVTSFATEATRAIAPDVIRLAEKEGLTAHANSVSIRSQAE, from the coding sequence ATGATGTCCGAACGAACTGAATCTGTGATCCGATACGTCGATGCACGTGGTGGTGGCGACGAGGTACTTGCCGAACTTCGTGAAAAGCTCAGCCCGCGTGGTGACTTAGTGAGTCCGCGTGGACGAGAACTCACCCAAGCGGTTTTTGGCAAACCACTCACTCCCGTGGAGGTGGTTGAAACGATTTGTCGGGACGTGTTGAGCGAAGGTACCCCTGCGCTTCTGCGCTATACGAAGGCGCTCGATGGGGCGGAGTTGACGGCTCCGAGCTTGCGTGTTCCCGCCGCGGACTTGGCTGCAGCCCACGCGGCGGCCGACCCTGAGTTCCTTGAATCCATTCGGCGAATTCGAGACAACATCGTCCAGTTTCAAACGGCAATTCGTCACAGCGATGTAACGATTCAACCTCGACCCGGAGTACGTTTGACACAACGATATGTGCCGCTGCGGCGGATTGGGATCTGTGTTCCAGGAGGCGCCGCAGCGTACCCGTCTACAGTGCTGATGACCGCGGTACCTGCCCAGGTAGCCGGTGTCGGAGAAATCGCGGTGGTCGCGCCGCCCACGCCTTTCGGTGCTTACAACAATGACATGCTCGCGACCTGTCACGAACTGGGGCTCACGGAAGTCTATCGCTGCGGGGGGGCGCAGGCAGTCGCCGCCATGGCGTATGGCTGTGATGCTTTGCCCGCAGTGGATAAAATCGTCGGCCCGGGCAACCTGTTCGTCGCACTGGCCAAGAAACATGTCTTTGGAACGGTCGATATCGATTCGTTCGCAGGTCCCAGTGAGGTTATCGTGCTGGCCGATGAGACCGCATCCGCTGCATTTGTCGCCGCTGACCTGCTAGCCCAGGCCGAGCATTCGCCTGGATCGGCAATCTTGATTACCTGGCACCCCGATCTGATCGAGCAAGTTCAAATAGAACTGTCCTCTCAACTTGCCGAGTTGCAGCGAAGCGATCTCGTACGGGATGCACTGGCGGATTTCGGTGCCCTCATTCTAGTCCGTGATGCCGATCAAGCCTGCGCCTTGACGGACTCGTTTGCTCCAGAGCACTTGCATATCCAGACCGCTCACCCCAGCGTACTGATCGAGAAGATTCGCAATAGCGGGGCTGCGTTTTTGGGCCACCACACACCGGTTGCCCTCGGTGATTATGCTGCCGGGCCGAGTCATGTGTTACCCACTGGGGGAACCTGCAAATGGGCCGAGGGGCTGTCGGTGAACAGTTTCTTAAGGTCGGGCAGCGTCACATCGTTTGCGACCGAGGCTACCCGTGCGATCGCACCCGACGTGATTCGATTGGCTGAAAAAGAAGGTCTTACCGCTCATGCCAATAGCGTGTCCATCCGGTCTCAAGCCGAGTGA